DNA from Scheffersomyces stipitis CBS 6054 chromosome 1, whole genome shotgun sequence:
TACAACTCAAGCAGTAGCACCTGCTCAGAAAACCAACGGAGTTACTTTATCTGGTGGCGGTATAGGTGCTGGTATTGGTGGCGAGATCTTCCCTGGAATCGCTATTGGAGCCGGAGTTGGTGCTGGTGAAGGAGACATCGAGGCCGATGGTATCGAACTCGAAGGTGCTGGTGTCGGTGCAGGAATTGGTGCTGACATCGATGGCCACTTGATCGGTGTGGGTATTGGAGCTGGTTTAGGAGGTATTGTCCTCTAAATAAGCTCTTGTCTGTCCCGAAGTTCCCGAATATTGCTGAGATTGATTTGCGATTGAAGGTAATCTGTTTTTCAAAAGAACTGCTCAACACATTCAGCAGAGGTTTCTTTGGATTAAACATGATGGAAACTCTATTTAGCTTGAATAATTTTAACGAAGTAGATATTAGGACCATGAAATTTTTACTATGTACtagtttgaaaaagaattgTAATCGAGATTCATTTTGGAGGTCATCATAGGTTTCATTGGAAGACAATTAAAAAGATGAGATAAAAAATGTCCatgttgaagtatttgaatCTAAATTCCAATGAAGTCTAATTTTGATTGATTTCGTTGcccttttcttttcaattctcttcaGAGAGATTTAACACTTTCAGGGTCCTCATTCAGAAATGATACTTAAGtctatttctacaatttcttcttcagctgaAGCACAATGACATCACTGGGCAGCATTGGAGCTTTGCATGGAACAGGGGCGAAGGAGCTTGATAACCTGGCTACTGAAAAACTACTGGACTACAGATGATAGTTGCTCAAGTTGAGCAAGACTTTGATtattttctattctttGGTAGGGGAAGACACACAATATTGAATACATTTTCTAACATGCACGAATGTGCCAATTTGGAGATTCTAATGAGAATGTTTGAGGTgtttt
Protein-coding regions in this window:
- a CDS encoding predicted protein; its protein translation is MQLSFSSLSILALATTSFCLPQQNSKAKNLGLNNLVKQVQGHTTQAVAPAQKTNGVTLSGGGIGAGIGGEIFPGIAIGAGVGAGEGDIEADGIELEGAGVGAGIGADIDGHLIGVGIGAGLGGIVL